In the genome of Taurinivorans muris, one region contains:
- the aspA gene encoding aspartate ammonia-lyase, with the protein MGGVRIEHDFLGEMVIPADIYYGIQTYRALENFKISGISISTLTYFIKGLACVKKAAALANTQLGVLEKNKCEAICKACDEILAGKLHDQFPLDVFQGGAGTSCNMNANEVIANRALEIMGYKKGQYEYCHPNNDVNCSQSTNDAYPTALRIALYAQLTTFIDDLNYLRTAFEKKARELNDVIKMGRTQLQDAVPMTLGMEFSAFADTVYEDMQRIGEARNLIAEINMGATAIGTGINSPLGYAELVTRYLRDLTGIPVTKASNMVEATSDTGAYVQLSGVLKRCATKISKICNDLRLLSSGPRCGFNEINLPPRQPGSSIMPGKVNPVMPEVMNQICYDIIGKDITVTLAAEAGQLQLNVMEPVIAYSLFSGISRLGAGCHSLVDYCINGITANRERCRDLVYNSIGIVTALNPYLGYETSASLAKEALQSNRSIFDVVFERNLLSKEQIEQILQPENMLYPRKTFSDNKD; encoded by the coding sequence ATGGGCGGAGTGAGAATTGAACATGATTTTTTAGGCGAAATGGTTATTCCCGCTGATATCTATTATGGTATCCAAACGTATAGGGCATTGGAAAATTTCAAAATTTCCGGCATTTCCATTTCAACACTGACCTATTTCATAAAGGGCCTCGCTTGCGTAAAAAAAGCTGCCGCCCTTGCGAACACGCAGCTGGGCGTGCTTGAAAAAAACAAATGTGAAGCCATTTGCAAAGCCTGTGACGAAATTCTCGCAGGAAAACTCCACGACCAATTCCCCCTTGACGTTTTTCAGGGAGGAGCCGGCACTTCCTGCAATATGAATGCGAATGAAGTGATCGCAAACAGAGCTTTGGAAATAATGGGCTACAAAAAAGGGCAATATGAATATTGCCACCCGAACAATGATGTGAACTGTTCCCAGTCAACCAACGATGCCTATCCCACCGCCCTTCGCATAGCCCTTTACGCCCAGCTGACAACCTTTATCGACGATCTGAATTATCTTCGGACCGCCTTTGAGAAAAAAGCGCGGGAATTGAACGATGTGATAAAAATGGGACGCACCCAGCTGCAAGACGCGGTGCCTATGACCCTAGGCATGGAATTTTCCGCTTTTGCCGATACTGTTTATGAAGATATGCAGCGTATCGGAGAAGCGCGAAATCTTATCGCGGAAATCAATATGGGAGCGACAGCCATAGGCACGGGAATAAACAGCCCTCTCGGCTATGCGGAACTTGTGACGCGGTATTTGCGGGATTTGACAGGTATACCGGTGACAAAGGCAAGCAATATGGTGGAAGCCACTTCCGATACCGGGGCATATGTCCAGCTTTCCGGTGTCCTTAAACGCTGTGCGACAAAAATTTCTAAAATTTGCAATGACCTGCGTTTGCTTTCTTCCGGACCGCGTTGTGGTTTCAATGAAATAAACTTGCCTCCGCGCCAGCCAGGCTCCTCCATCATGCCGGGAAAAGTAAACCCTGTCATGCCTGAAGTCATGAACCAGATTTGCTATGACATCATCGGAAAGGATATTACCGTCACCTTGGCGGCGGAAGCGGGGCAGCTGCAACTGAACGTTATGGAACCCGTTATCGCCTATTCCTTGTTTTCAGGCATCAGCCGCCTGGGAGCGGGCTGCCACAGTTTGGTCGATTACTGTATCAACGGCATCACGGCAAACCGTGAACGCTGCAGGGACCTTGTTTATAATTCCATTGGCATAGTGACAGCTCTCAACCCGTACTTAGGCTATGAAACTTCCGCAAGCCTCGCCAAAGAGGCGCTGCAGTCCAACCGTTCCATTTTTGATGTTGTTTTTGAACGCAACTTGCTGAGCAAAGAACAGATAGAACAAATCCTGCAGCCGGAAAACATGCTTTATCCGCGTAAAACGTTTTCAGACAATAAGGACTAA
- a CDS encoding TolC family protein has translation MKKVFIIIVCLLSACSGKNVFFSEENAVLPDSGAVRRDLTEIYHGTLSLEQLIEIAKERNLDLQIAVLKQELARIDKQIAIGNLLPQVNILAGFEKNYDNLHLGVPTKLFGLPYNMAVPLLDSDFYAYSLNAQIPVFVPSLWFLVSARKKGEDIQELLTSLSGKLVTLNVMSEYFYFLALQSEEKSLYHEKQSSHELLRQAEISFRTESILAWELEEARAYDMSKELALRQNKRAQEIAYLDILKSLNFPFDVKIDFIPLEEKIVILPSVEECVLQALEHNEKWKVSNVSKQIREDVKRSALSEFLPKIILGGNVFGFDNNLLLEDSGSFLSVIGLFSVFNGFKTVNEYRKALRQEKISEIELIKEYWTLIAEIHSAYNSVQNAKELFLLSKTNMEAMQGKFNQKKAEQKYGVIDLKEYYSALKEYHEAISFHEKAYFQYRLAAGTLAVAMGQNPYQETEL, from the coding sequence ATGAAAAAAGTTTTTATAATTATTGTTTGCTTATTAAGTGCCTGTTCAGGGAAAAATGTCTTTTTTTCCGAAGAAAATGCTGTGTTACCCGATAGCGGTGCTGTCCGCCGGGATTTAACCGAAATCTATCATGGTACTTTGTCGCTGGAACAGCTTATCGAAATTGCGAAAGAAAGAAATCTGGATTTGCAAATTGCCGTGTTAAAACAAGAACTTGCCAGAATTGATAAGCAAATCGCCATAGGGAATTTATTGCCGCAGGTGAATATCTTGGCGGGATTTGAAAAGAATTATGACAATTTGCATTTGGGGGTTCCGACAAAATTATTCGGATTGCCTTATAATATGGCGGTACCTTTACTTGACAGTGATTTTTATGCCTATTCCTTGAATGCTCAGATACCTGTTTTTGTGCCCAGTCTTTGGTTTCTTGTGAGTGCGAGAAAAAAAGGGGAAGATATTCAGGAATTGCTGACTTCTTTGAGCGGAAAATTGGTCACGCTCAATGTGATGAGTGAATATTTTTACTTTTTGGCTTTGCAAAGCGAAGAAAAAAGCCTTTACCATGAAAAACAATCCTCCCATGAGTTATTGAGGCAGGCGGAAATTTCTTTCAGGACCGAAAGCATACTTGCATGGGAACTTGAAGAAGCCAGGGCGTATGATATGTCAAAAGAATTGGCATTGCGGCAAAACAAGCGTGCACAGGAAATTGCGTATTTGGATATTTTGAAAAGTTTGAATTTTCCTTTTGATGTGAAAATTGATTTTATACCTTTGGAAGAAAAAATTGTTATTTTGCCGAGTGTTGAAGAATGTGTTTTGCAGGCTCTGGAACATAATGAAAAATGGAAAGTATCCAACGTATCCAAACAAATCCGGGAAGATGTGAAAAGAAGCGCGTTAAGCGAATTTTTGCCGAAAATCATACTGGGCGGAAATGTATTTGGTTTTGACAATAATTTGCTTTTGGAAGACAGCGGAAGTTTTTTGTCTGTCATTGGTTTATTCAGTGTTTTCAACGGGTTTAAAACCGTTAATGAATACCGCAAAGCTTTGCGTCAGGAAAAAATCTCAGAAATTGAGCTTATAAAAGAATATTGGACCTTGATTGCGGAAATACATTCCGCATACAATTCCGTGCAAAATGCAAAGGAATTGTTCTTGCTTTCAAAAACAAATATGGAGGCAATGCAGGGAAAGTTTAATCAAAAAAAAGCTGAACAAAAATATGGAGTTATTGATTTAAAAGAATATTATTCCGCATTGAAAGAATATCATGAAGCGATAAGTTTCCATGAAAAAGCGTATTTTCAGTACCGATTGGCGGCAGGCACTCTTGCTGTGGCAATGGGGCAAAACCCTTATCAAGAGACAGAATTATGA
- a CDS encoding 4Fe-4S binding protein, which yields MPPIVNLKKCTGCQGREESYCENICPGDLMAVNPETGKAYCRSAKECWDCMSCVKACPNGALETKIPYQIGYYKATLRPIMGKNTVTWKSKDIYGNESTYKTKNRNA from the coding sequence ATGCCGCCAATTGTGAATTTAAAAAAATGTACAGGCTGTCAGGGCAGGGAAGAATCGTACTGCGAAAATATCTGCCCCGGAGATTTAATGGCTGTAAATCCTGAAACTGGAAAGGCGTATTGCCGTTCAGCAAAAGAATGCTGGGATTGCATGTCGTGCGTGAAAGCGTGTCCCAATGGGGCATTGGAAACGAAAATACCGTATCAAATCGGATATTATAAAGCGACGCTTCGTCCCATCATGGGAAAAAATACCGTAACGTGGAAAAGTAAGGATATTTATGGCAATGAAAGCACGTATAAAACCAAAAACAGGAATGCATGA
- a CDS encoding efflux RND transporter periplasmic adaptor subunit: MKYGILMIFLGAMVFVSACDKTREEQIRPVAVYALAEHDAVFTAKFPSIVEAGNEAVLSFKVAGSILEFPYETGAYVQKGQVLVRLDERDYAVQLEAGKEKMLAAENAYLGVKAQADNARKQFARAKALYMENALAKKKYDEAIAMLEGAAAQEKARFASYQEAKQGYVNRENQKQDTRLTAPYDGYIKRKFADVGAVVSAGLPVLAFSSDGHKKVQINISQKDMRYFENNPHCVFVQQGREYALSLQTIGKVKQSFDLVYPVVFYIENDEDLLVGSEGSVYVRFANTHSDVLLIPVEAVFEKNGKSYVWNFDGKTVMLKAVQIVRAEENGQIVVEGLKLGDRIVVRGVHDLYEGQTVRALEEFSKSNVGEVL; this comes from the coding sequence ATGAAATATGGAATATTGATGATCTTTTTGGGAGCCATGGTATTTGTTTCTGCCTGCGATAAAACGCGGGAGGAGCAAATCCGTCCTGTGGCTGTATATGCGTTGGCGGAACATGACGCTGTTTTCACAGCAAAGTTTCCATCGATTGTTGAAGCGGGAAATGAGGCGGTTTTATCTTTTAAAGTCGCAGGTTCGATTTTGGAATTTCCGTATGAAACGGGGGCGTATGTTCAAAAAGGGCAAGTGCTTGTCCGGCTCGATGAAAGGGATTATGCCGTTCAGCTTGAAGCAGGCAAAGAAAAAATGCTGGCGGCAGAAAATGCGTATTTGGGGGTGAAAGCCCAGGCGGACAACGCCCGCAAGCAATTTGCCCGTGCAAAGGCTTTATATATGGAAAACGCTCTTGCGAAGAAAAAATATGATGAGGCGATCGCCATGCTTGAGGGAGCGGCAGCTCAGGAAAAAGCCCGGTTCGCAAGTTATCAGGAAGCGAAGCAAGGCTATGTCAACAGGGAAAATCAAAAACAGGATACCCGGCTTACCGCGCCTTATGATGGTTATATAAAAAGGAAATTCGCAGATGTCGGAGCTGTTGTTTCCGCCGGTTTGCCTGTTTTGGCTTTTTCTTCCGACGGACACAAAAAAGTGCAGATCAATATTTCCCAAAAAGATATGCGATATTTTGAAAATAATCCGCATTGCGTTTTTGTTCAGCAAGGCAGGGAGTATGCTTTATCCCTGCAGACAATAGGCAAAGTGAAACAAAGTTTTGATTTGGTCTATCCTGTTGTTTTTTATATTGAAAATGACGAGGATTTATTGGTGGGCAGTGAAGGGTCGGTTTATGTCCGTTTTGCAAATACTCATTCTGATGTCTTGCTTATTCCCGTTGAAGCCGTGTTTGAAAAAAACGGCAAGTCTTATGTTTGGAATTTTGACGGAAAAACAGTGATGCTTAAAGCCGTGCAGATTGTGCGGGCGGAAGAGAACGGGCAAATTGTCGTTGAGGGGTTGAAGCTCGGCGACAGAATAGTCGTCCGCGGCGTGCATGATTTATACGAGGGACAGACCGTGCGGGCATTGGAAGAATTTTCAAAAAGCAACGTGGGCGAAGTTTTATAG
- a CDS encoding efflux RND transporter permease subunit — MKFIDYSIDNPAVVRFLVILLIVGGLFSYVRLGKLEDPEFKIKEALVVTLYPEAEAHSVELYVTDVIEQALQKIPNIDYTQSVSKQGYSQVKIKLKESVPAHEIDQYWDNVRKKIADASVKLPMGAVEPIVLDDYGAVYGIFLAVTADESFTLQELKKYTEFVTKTLNAVDGVAQVSEFGKVENALIVQLDKEKVNAMGLNPKTIVASLFLDNLITGASSVNFGDLRIPLRLTNKIDTKEKLEELVVFSHELSDGAVQIVRLKDIAEIERGVVEPVTQKMFYNGKRAMGIFLSPETGSNIIHTGKSIDEKILGLKEKLPVGIAIEKVYYQPDLVTSAINNFVWNLILSVITVVGVLLFAMGIRSGLIIGSGLVFSILGTLICMLLLHIDLQRVSLSAFIIAMGMLVDNSIVVVDRVLVLRQQGLAMRDTLLEATKKTAIPLLGATAIASLAFLPAYLMPTYLGEYVGSVFAVVGISLMLSWVLCLTQTPVYCDTYLSAVQIPPVSERERKFYRKCRRILYVLLKNQKKTLALTCLAFMIAMVLFLFIPKIFFPPSDKKGFTVNLWVAEGSRVERVEKIGRDIAEYVQNQEGVSSVVLATGASVPRFYVAVIPQYPNTSYAQLVVNLEDLRYLEELCAKLMQFAGRSYPEVMVGIRKYPNGTPVQYPVELAFSGPDPQILRELADKAIAVFQKNSKISSVTTDWRNKIMVWEGEYSDILAKQAHIMPSDIAVALMANGDGMLIGKINENGNTVSVLLKENLLKGSSDLVNIGQTPVWGMNASSLPLSAVLRNETMKFEEGQIWRRNRVRTVTVQCDVVLDAMPDTARGEVLEELEAIFLPKGYSMFWLGEHHEQIKNVFAILDYVPLAGLFMFIICVLLFADLKIPFMIFASLPFAFIGIVPSLLLFGMPFGFMSIVGTVSLTGMMIKNIIVLVDEINFEIKELRKNPFMALIDSAVSRIRSVSLAALTTIFGMFPLIFDPLFGGMSATIIFGLFVSTVLTLFIFPVFYAFVFHIGLKK, encoded by the coding sequence ATGAAATTTATTGATTATTCCATTGATAATCCCGCAGTTGTCCGTTTTCTTGTCATTTTGTTGATTGTTGGCGGACTTTTTTCCTATGTACGGCTTGGCAAGCTTGAAGACCCGGAATTTAAAATCAAGGAAGCCTTGGTGGTGACGTTATATCCGGAAGCTGAAGCCCATAGCGTGGAATTATATGTGACTGATGTCATTGAGCAGGCTTTGCAAAAAATTCCCAATATCGATTATACGCAAAGCGTTTCCAAGCAAGGTTATTCGCAAGTAAAAATAAAATTGAAAGAATCCGTCCCCGCCCATGAAATAGACCAATATTGGGATAATGTGCGTAAAAAAATCGCTGACGCTTCTGTGAAATTGCCCATGGGGGCGGTCGAGCCTATTGTTTTGGACGATTACGGAGCGGTTTACGGCATTTTTTTGGCTGTGACCGCTGACGAAAGTTTTACGCTGCAGGAATTGAAAAAATATACGGAATTTGTGACAAAAACATTAAATGCCGTTGACGGCGTGGCGCAGGTTTCTGAATTTGGCAAAGTTGAAAACGCACTTATTGTGCAGCTTGATAAAGAAAAAGTCAATGCCATGGGGCTGAATCCCAAAACCATTGTCGCTTCTTTGTTTTTGGATAATTTGATTACAGGGGCGAGTTCTGTCAATTTCGGCGATTTGCGTATTCCTCTTCGTTTGACCAATAAAATCGATACAAAAGAAAAATTGGAGGAGCTCGTTGTTTTTTCCCATGAACTGTCGGACGGGGCTGTGCAGATTGTCCGGCTGAAAGATATTGCTGAAATAGAAAGGGGCGTTGTCGAACCTGTTACGCAGAAGATGTTTTATAACGGGAAAAGGGCGATGGGGATTTTTTTATCTCCGGAAACCGGAAGCAATATCATTCATACCGGCAAGTCCATTGATGAAAAAATTCTTGGGCTTAAGGAAAAACTGCCTGTCGGGATAGCTATTGAAAAAGTGTATTATCAGCCTGACCTTGTGACTTCCGCCATCAATAATTTTGTTTGGAATTTGATTTTGTCTGTCATTACGGTTGTCGGCGTTTTGCTTTTCGCAATGGGAATACGCAGCGGGCTCATTATCGGAAGCGGTTTGGTTTTTTCAATTCTGGGTACGCTTATTTGCATGCTTTTACTGCATATTGACCTGCAGCGTGTTTCTTTGTCCGCATTCATCATCGCCATGGGTATGCTTGTGGATAATTCCATTGTCGTTGTGGACAGGGTGCTTGTTTTGCGGCAGCAAGGTCTTGCCATGCGGGATACTTTGCTTGAGGCTACGAAAAAGACGGCGATTCCGCTGCTCGGGGCGACGGCTATCGCAAGTCTGGCTTTTTTGCCGGCTTATTTGATGCCCACGTATTTGGGGGAATATGTCGGTTCTGTTTTTGCGGTTGTCGGCATTTCCCTTATGCTCAGCTGGGTGCTTTGTTTGACGCAGACCCCGGTTTATTGCGATACCTATTTATCCGCTGTGCAAATTCCGCCAGTTTCTGAACGGGAACGGAAATTTTACCGCAAATGTCGCCGCATTTTGTATGTGTTATTAAAAAATCAAAAGAAAACGCTGGCGCTTACCTGTTTGGCGTTCATGATAGCCATGGTGCTTTTTCTTTTTATTCCCAAAATCTTTTTTCCGCCGTCGGATAAAAAAGGATTTACCGTGAACCTGTGGGTTGCCGAGGGAAGCCGTGTTGAACGGGTGGAAAAAATTGGCAGGGATATAGCTGAGTATGTGCAAAACCAAGAGGGCGTTTCTTCTGTGGTGCTTGCGACCGGAGCATCGGTCCCCCGTTTTTATGTGGCGGTGATTCCGCAATATCCCAACACTTCTTATGCCCAGCTTGTCGTCAATCTTGAAGATTTACGATATTTAGAGGAATTGTGCGCAAAGCTCATGCAGTTTGCCGGACGTTCTTATCCTGAAGTTATGGTCGGCATAAGGAAATATCCGAATGGAACGCCGGTGCAGTATCCTGTTGAATTGGCTTTTTCCGGTCCCGACCCTCAAATATTGCGGGAACTTGCTGATAAAGCCATTGCGGTTTTTCAGAAAAATTCCAAAATTTCCAGCGTGACGACGGATTGGCGGAACAAGATTATGGTTTGGGAAGGGGAGTATTCCGATATTTTGGCAAAACAGGCGCACATTATGCCGTCAGACATCGCTGTTGCATTAATGGCTAACGGGGACGGCATGCTTATCGGAAAAATCAATGAAAACGGAAATACCGTTTCCGTATTGCTGAAAGAAAATCTGCTTAAGGGAAGTTCCGATTTGGTCAATATCGGGCAAACGCCCGTTTGGGGCATGAATGCGTCCTCGCTTCCTTTATCCGCCGTACTGCGGAATGAAACCATGAAATTTGAAGAGGGGCAAATTTGGAGAAGAAACAGGGTGCGGACTGTCACGGTGCAGTGCGATGTTGTTTTAGACGCCATGCCAGATACCGCAAGGGGGGAAGTCTTGGAAGAGCTTGAAGCGATTTTTCTTCCTAAGGGGTATTCCATGTTTTGGCTTGGCGAACACCATGAACAAATAAAAAATGTTTTTGCAATACTGGATTACGTTCCTCTTGCAGGACTTTTCATGTTCATTATTTGCGTGTTGCTTTTTGCCGATTTAAAAATTCCTTTTATGATTTTTGCTTCTTTGCCCTTCGCTTTTATCGGCATTGTGCCCAGCTTATTGCTTTTTGGTATGCCTTTCGGTTTCATGTCCATTGTCGGAACCGTTTCGCTTACCGGAATGATGATAAAAAATATCATTGTGCTTGTTGATGAAATTAATTTTGAAATAAAGGAATTGCGGAAAAATCCGTTCATGGCTCTCATCGATTCTGCGGTCAGCCGTATCCGTTCCGTTTCATTGGCTGCCCTTACGACGATTTTCGGTATGTTTCCGCTCATTTTCGACCCGTTGTTCGGAGGAATGTCCGCAACCATCATTTTCGGACTTTTTGTTTCAACGGTTTTGACATTATTCATTTTTCCCGTTTTTTACGCGTTCGTATTTCATATCGGTTTGAAAAAATAA
- a CDS encoding biotin attachment protein, translated as MLDITALLDEIKQHPYLDVSIKTPHTGIIEFTDIEEGNKVKDVSGEFKEIPGTKIAVITRENNPRFIHAAQKGIIQKMHKEYNKQFVEAGTEIGILRHFLSKEEVIEIILQKALHLFYAPERAKYYFTPEIDKKVKISGSQTVTVTNGMELFIVSRMKREVPLLYTGPEGIIYQVYFKHNQNIDINQPLIGVCSPDQLQTIEDVVSHVNHEWIEQH; from the coding sequence ATGTTAGATATTACTGCACTTTTAGATGAAATAAAGCAACATCCGTATCTGGATGTGAGCATAAAAACCCCTCATACCGGAATTATAGAGTTTACCGACATTGAAGAAGGCAATAAAGTGAAAGACGTGAGCGGTGAATTTAAAGAAATTCCGGGTACGAAAATCGCTGTCATCACGCGTGAAAACAATCCGCGTTTCATTCATGCCGCCCAAAAAGGCATTATTCAAAAAATGCATAAGGAATACAATAAGCAATTTGTGGAAGCCGGCACTGAAATCGGAATTTTACGGCACTTCCTTTCCAAGGAAGAAGTCATTGAAATCATTTTGCAAAAAGCTCTGCACCTCTTTTATGCGCCTGAAAGGGCTAAGTATTATTTTACGCCTGAAATCGATAAAAAAGTTAAAATTTCCGGAAGCCAAACAGTCACGGTGACAAACGGCATGGAATTGTTCATTGTTTCACGCATGAAGCGCGAAGTTCCTCTTCTTTACACCGGTCCTGAAGGAATTATTTATCAAGTGTATTTTAAACACAATCAAAATATCGACATCAATCAGCCCCTTATCGGTGTTTGCTCCCCTGACCAGCTGCAAACCATCGAAGATGTTGTCAGCCATGTCAACCATGAATGGATAGAACAACACTGA
- a CDS encoding carboxyl transferase domain-containing protein, with protein sequence MELSKKAQQLTDRLNYIKDIFGGKHQEDISLLETRLNEFKTGETENIDEAAATIEDLFSFMEKKLEAKLTPMDKVRIVRHPQRICLKDILENVYDNYTEIGGQNEHTNDPAVLIARAYITRRYGKKTYHQSVMVIGHEKGHGEEFRNGGSAKPWGNAKALHYMHVAETEGIPVHSYIFTPGGDPVEEYPGAAQQIAKNIYEMAGLSVPIISLISEGGSGGAEAFGLADKRLMLSHGYYSVISPEGAAAIEGRLKRGERASAELIEQCAKNLHLTAQDNLSFGYIDKIIQEPLLGARPYHYDFFRTLRQEIIRATDEVMLKSSEFSIFNFSKLRRLQNPDINLDETYVRWHIKRSLRSDLIEERQHKFMRMSRKSYINRQSILGALADTWAEQWREVYNRLVYDIYHRQRKKYVRLREEIEAEWISFKQKTSKPFKNAYNKVRRIDPAAEEELTTLSKWEDENSRNNAWKWVSPKAKEDKAVTCPNSAVHGCIDLWAPDLYNEFAGVCTNCGHHFKMEYQWFMHNCFDENSIHEFNNEWEAGNPLKFPDFDERLQEAREKTKLKSSCITYEARIEGIKCIVAILTAPFRGGSVGAAEGAKLISAIDKARRKRYPLIIYSHGTAGIRIQEGTHGVIQMPRVTIAIRRYMRAGGLYLVLYDTNSFGGPVASFLGCAHYQFAMRSSNLGFAGPAVIKNTTGMDVPPDHHNCYKALSRGHIQGVWDRRDTRTNLKQALLTMGGRNLYYR encoded by the coding sequence ATGGAATTATCAAAAAAAGCACAGCAATTGACAGACAGATTGAATTATATAAAAGATATTTTCGGCGGTAAACATCAAGAGGATATTTCGCTTTTGGAAACCCGTTTAAACGAATTTAAAACAGGCGAGACAGAAAATATCGATGAAGCGGCTGCCACCATTGAAGACCTTTTTTCCTTTATGGAAAAAAAGCTCGAAGCCAAGCTCACTCCCATGGATAAAGTGCGCATTGTCCGCCATCCGCAGCGCATTTGTCTTAAAGATATACTTGAAAACGTTTACGACAACTATACGGAAATCGGTGGGCAAAACGAACACACCAACGACCCTGCCGTTCTTATCGCACGGGCTTATATCACACGCCGTTACGGCAAGAAAACCTATCACCAGTCCGTCATGGTCATCGGGCATGAAAAGGGGCACGGCGAAGAATTTAGAAACGGCGGTTCAGCAAAGCCATGGGGCAACGCAAAAGCGCTGCACTATATGCATGTTGCGGAAACCGAAGGTATTCCCGTGCATTCCTATATTTTTACGCCGGGGGGCGACCCGGTGGAAGAATACCCCGGAGCGGCGCAGCAAATCGCAAAAAACATTTATGAAATGGCGGGGCTTTCCGTGCCTATCATTTCCCTTATTTCAGAAGGCGGATCGGGCGGCGCCGAAGCTTTCGGCTTGGCGGACAAAAGACTCATGCTTTCCCATGGCTATTATTCCGTCATTTCTCCGGAAGGAGCGGCAGCCATTGAGGGCAGGCTGAAACGAGGTGAACGGGCAAGCGCCGAACTTATTGAACAATGCGCCAAAAATTTGCATTTAACAGCCCAAGACAACCTTTCTTTCGGCTATATCGATAAAATCATTCAGGAGCCGCTTCTTGGGGCAAGACCTTATCATTATGATTTTTTCCGTACCCTCCGCCAAGAAATCATCAGGGCTACCGACGAAGTCATGCTCAAATCCAGCGAGTTTTCGATATTCAATTTCAGCAAACTCCGCCGTTTGCAAAACCCCGATATCAATCTTGACGAAACCTATGTCCGCTGGCATATCAAACGCAGTTTGCGCAGCGATTTAATTGAAGAGCGCCAGCACAAATTCATGCGCATGTCCAGAAAAAGCTATATCAACAGACAAAGCATTTTAGGCGCTTTGGCGGATACGTGGGCGGAACAATGGCGTGAAGTGTACAACAGGCTCGTGTATGACATTTATCATCGCCAACGCAAAAAATACGTGCGCCTGCGTGAAGAAATCGAAGCGGAATGGATTAGTTTCAAGCAAAAAACCTCAAAACCGTTCAAAAACGCCTATAATAAAGTCCGCCGTATCGACCCTGCCGCAGAGGAAGAACTGACAACGCTTTCCAAATGGGAAGACGAAAACAGCAGAAACAACGCGTGGAAATGGGTAAGCCCGAAAGCGAAGGAAGATAAAGCTGTCACTTGTCCGAACAGTGCCGTGCACGGCTGTATCGACCTTTGGGCTCCGGATCTTTACAATGAATTTGCAGGCGTATGCACAAACTGCGGTCATCATTTCAAAATGGAATACCAATGGTTCATGCATAACTGCTTTGATGAAAATTCAATCCATGAATTCAATAACGAGTGGGAAGCGGGCAACCCGTTGAAATTCCCCGATTTTGATGAACGCTTACAAGAAGCCCGTGAAAAAACAAAATTAAAATCTTCCTGTATCACCTATGAAGCAAGAATTGAAGGCATAAAGTGCATTGTTGCCATTTTAACCGCACCGTTCAGAGGCGGTTCTGTCGGAGCTGCGGAGGGAGCGAAACTTATTTCCGCCATAGACAAAGCCCGCAGAAAACGCTATCCTTTAATCATTTACTCACACGGCACGGCAGGGATACGTATTCAGGAAGGAACGCACGGAGTTATCCAAATGCCCCGCGTAACCATTGCCATTCGCCGATATATGAGGGCAGGGGGACTTTATCTCGTCCTTTACGATACCAACAGTTTCGGCGGACCGGTTGCAAGTTTCCTGGGCTGCGCCCACTATCAATTCGCAATGCGTTCTTCCAACCTCGGCTTTGCCGGGCCTGCTGTTATTAAAAACACTACCGGCATGGATGTTCCCCCCGATCACCATAATTGCTATAAAGCCCTTTCACGCGGGCATATCCAAGGTGTTTGGGATAGGCGCGACACCCGTACGAACCTAAAACAAGCATTGCTCACTATGGGTGGACGCAATCTTTATTACAGATAG